The following are encoded in a window of Spea bombifrons isolate aSpeBom1 chromosome 2, aSpeBom1.2.pri, whole genome shotgun sequence genomic DNA:
- the LOC128473844 gene encoding cyclin-dependent kinase 5 activator 1-like, translating to MASQEKKTGKSLKRRSSVSTSDPPLKRFLARVLNKQPEDNEPTSSGQNTVPDPNNLPSQRDLEPLDTIKVLHWFGRFICGRCPMIPSLSPMDPVRWIVNVDRALYLQGWQAEPFLTPATVTFLYLVCREAISSCLVSKQELKAALMACLYVSYSYTGARTSYPFGLFIAGSVKEAFWNRCLAVAITMSGEMLRIYNDPAYFAETFADLKAEGDWERS from the coding sequence ATGGCTTCTCAGGAGAAAAAGACAGGGAAATCGCTCAAGAGGCGCTCTTCGGTCAGCACATCAGACCCGCCCTTGAAGAGGTTTCTGGCTCGGGTTTTGAACAAGCAGCCAGAAGACAACGAACCGACCAGCAGCGGCCAGAACACCGTGCCCGATCCCAACAATTTACCATCACAACGGGACCTGGAGCCGCTTGATACCATCAAGGTGCTGCATTGGTTTGGTAGATTTATCTGCGGCAGGTGTCCTATGATACCATCTCTCAGTCCCATGGACCCTGTGCGCTGGATTGTTAATGTGGACAGAGCCCTCTACCTCCAAGGATGGCAGGCAGAGCCATTCCTAACACCAGCTACCGTCACCTTTCTTTACTTGGTGTGTAGAGAGGCCATCTCCAGCTGTCTGGTCAGCAAGCAGGAGTTAAAGGCAGCTCTCATGGCCTGCCTGTACGTGTCCTATTCTTACACGGGTGCGAGGACATCATACCCCTTCGGGCTCTTCATTGCAGGCAGCGTGAAGGAGGCTTTTTGGAATAGATGCCTGGCTGTCGCCATAACAATGAGTGGAGAAATGCTGCGCATCTACAACGACCCAGCATACTTCGCTGAGACCTTCGCGGATCTGAAGGCTGAAGGCGACTGGGAGAGGAGCTAA